CGCGCAGCGAGGGGCTGACCGCGGTGATGATCGGCTCGGCCTGCCAGCTGGTGCTGATCCCGGCGGCCGGCGCGCTCTCGGACCGGGTCAACCGCCGCAAGCTGTACCTGGCGGGCACGATCGCCGCCGGGATCTGGCCGTTCGTCTTCTTCCCGATGGTCAGCACCGGCTCGTACCTCACCGTGGTGGTCGGCATCGTGCTCGCGCTGGTCATCCACGCGCTGCTGTACGGCCCGCAGGCCGCGCTGGTCACCGAGCAGTTCTCGCCGCGCCTGCGCTACACCGGCAGCTCACTCGGCTACACCCTGGCCGGCGTGATCGGCGGTGCGCTGGCGCCGCTGCTGTTCACCGCGCTGTTCGCCGGATTCGGGACCTGGCTGGCGATTGCCGCGTACGTGCTGGTGACCGCGGTCGTCACGATCATCGGCGTGCTGATCGGGCGTGACCCCGACCCGGCCGAGTACGAGGCCCGCGACGAAGCCGATCAGCTGGTCAACTGAAGCTTGAGGGTGGTGCCGAGATGGTGGTCGATGGCGGCGTGCGTGGCGGCGAGGTCTCGCGCCGCCAGGCCGTCGACGATCGCCTGGTGCTCCTCGCAGACGGTGTGCTGGCGGTTCGGGCAGGCGAACAACGCGACCAGCCCGGCCCGCAGCTGCCGATCACGCAGCCCGGCGTAGGCCTTGCTGAGCATGGCGTTGCCCGCCGCCTCGATCAGGTGCGTGTGGAACACCGCGTCCAGCTCGATGAACTCCTTGGCCTGACTGGGATCCGCCAGTTCGGCCTGCTGACGGAGGGTGGCGCGCATCCGTTCGACCGGGGCACCGTCACCGGCGATGGTCTTCTCCGCGGCGAAGCGCTCCATCATGCCGCGCAGCTCGATCAGCTCGGAGAGGTCGCGGCCGGTGAGCGGGGCGATGTAGGCACCGCGGTTGGGCACGAGCTGCACGAGGTCCTCGGCGGCGAGCATCAGCAGCGCCTCCCGGATCGGCGTGCGCGAGACGCCGATCCGGCTCGCCAGGTCCTGTTCGCTGATGAACTGGCCCTGCGCGGCGGGATCGGGCAGCACGGCACCCTTGAGGAACTCGTAGGCCTTCTCGCGGCCGGACCGGGCGGCCATCCATCCCCCTAGAGTTTGTATACGACCTGTATACGAATAGTACATGCCGCGGAACTGGAGGACGTGAGCCGAATGAAGGAACACCACTACGCCATGACCGTCACGTGGACGGGCAACGAGGGCAAGGGCACGGCCACCTATCGCGACTATTCGCGGGCGCACGACATCTACGTCCCGGGGAAGCCGGTGCTGGCCGGGTCGGCCGATCCGGCTTTCCGCGGTGACCGCACCCGCTGGAATCCGGAGGAGCTGCTGGTCGCTTCGCTCTCGGAATGCCACATGCTGTGGGTGCTCGCGCTCGCTTCGATGCAGAACGTGGTGATCACCGGGTACGTCGACGAAGCGGACGGCGTGATGGTCGAGGAAGCCGGTGGCGGCGGTCAGTTCCGCGAGGTGACGCTGCGGCCGGTGGTCACCGTGGCCGAACCTGGAATGGTGGCGGCGGCCGAGGAACTGCACGCCGTCGCGCATTCGAAGTGCTACATCGCGCGGTCGGTGAACTTCCCGGTCAAGCACGAGCCGCGGACGCTGACGTGAGCGACTGGCAGGTCCTGTCCACAGTGGAGGGTCAACGGCTGCTCGGCGGCACCGGCGCCTTCCGCACCCGCGAGACCGCGGTTTCCGGGCTGCTGTACGAAATCCGGTACCCGGCGGGCGTCGGCTCGCCGGAGCACCGGCACGATCACGACAGCGTCATCTATCTGCTGTCGGGAGAACTGCGCGGCACCATCGACGGGCGCGAAGTGCGGCTCGCCGCCGGGGAGACGGTGGTGCACCCGCGCGGAGTGCCGCACACCGTGGAGGCGGTCGAGGACAGCCAGTGGCTGGAGTTCAAGTCCCCGCTGCCGGGTCGTTCTCCGTTGAGCGCCTGAGACAAAACGAAATCGGGGCTGCCGCGTTTGGTCGCGACAGCCCCGATTTCCTGTTTTGAGCAGGTTTACTGCTCGAGTTCCGCGAGGGCCTTCTTGGCCTCTTCGAGCTCGGCCTCGAGCTGGGCCACCTTCTGCGCCTGCTGTTCGCGGGCGGCGTTGATGACCTCGTCGATCGGACCGGACAGTTCTTCGTGCAGCTCCTTGGCCGCGCGGGAAACGGCGGCCGCCGGGATCTCGATGCCGCGGGCGATCCACTTGCTGCCGTGCTTCAGTTCAGCCTGCCATTCGCCGTCGGCGGTGCCGGTGACGGTCAGCGTCAGCTCGACGGTGCGGGTCTTCTTCGCGGTGGTCTGGCCCTTCGGCCGACCGCGCTTGGGCTTGGCCTCCTCGGCCGCCGAGGAAGTCTCGGTCGTCTCGGGAGTTTCCGCCTGGCCGTTCTCGGAGACCGGCGCCGGCGCGGCGGCCGGGGCCTCGGGTTCTGTCAAGGAATCCACGGTCATCGCAGGTCTTGTCTCCTTGCCGCAATCGATGGGTTCTCCCAGCGCGACAGCCTAGAACATGCGTTCGATCATCGCACGCCGGGGGTGGGCAAGCGTAGCGCGAGTCGCTATAGTCGAAGTCGACTAGCCGACTTCGACTATCTGGAGCGCGGATGCGTGCCCGCCGGACCCCGCTCAATCTCGCCGTGCTGAGCCTGCTGAACGAGCAGCCGCGGCACCCGTACGAGATGCAGTCACTGATCAAGGAGCGCCACATCGCCGACGTGGTGCGCCTGCGCGGGGGCTCGCTCTACGACGCGATCGGGCGGCTGCTGAAGCTCGGCCTGATCGAGGTTTCCGGTACCACGCGGGAAGGAGCGCGGCCCGAACGCACGGTGTACGCGATCACCGAAGAGGGTCGTGCCGAGATTCTCTCGCTGCTGCGCGAGTACGTGGGGGAGCGGGCGGAGGAGTACCCGGTGTTCGGCGCCGGGCTGGCGCACCTCGGCCAGCTTCCCCGTGACGAGGCGGAAGAACTGCTGCGCAAGCGGGAGCGGTCGCTCGCGGAGCTGACCGAGTTCTGGGCGAACGGCCTGCGTGACGCGCTGGCGAGCGGGCTGCCGAGGGCGGTGTTGCTGGAAGTCGAGTACGCA
The genomic region above belongs to Amycolatopsis sp. YIM 10 and contains:
- a CDS encoding DUF6319 family protein — encoded protein: MTVDSLTEPEAPAAAPAPVSENGQAETPETTETSSAAEEAKPKRGRPKGQTTAKKTRTVELTLTVTGTADGEWQAELKHGSKWIARGIEIPAAAVSRAAKELHEELSGPIDEVINAAREQQAQKVAQLEAELEEAKKALAELEQ
- a CDS encoding GntR family transcriptional regulator, with amino-acid sequence MAARSGREKAYEFLKGAVLPDPAAQGQFISEQDLASRIGVSRTPIREALLMLAAEDLVQLVPNRGAYIAPLTGRDLSELIELRGMMERFAAEKTIAGDGAPVERMRATLRQQAELADPSQAKEFIELDAVFHTHLIEAAGNAMLSKAYAGLRDRQLRAGLVALFACPNRQHTVCEEHQAIVDGLAARDLAATHAAIDHHLGTTLKLQLTS
- a CDS encoding cupin domain-containing protein, whose product is MSDWQVLSTVEGQRLLGGTGAFRTRETAVSGLLYEIRYPAGVGSPEHRHDHDSVIYLLSGELRGTIDGREVRLAAGETVVHPRGVPHTVEAVEDSQWLEFKSPLPGRSPLSA
- a CDS encoding OsmC family protein; this translates as MKEHHYAMTVTWTGNEGKGTATYRDYSRAHDIYVPGKPVLAGSADPAFRGDRTRWNPEELLVASLSECHMLWVLALASMQNVVITGYVDEADGVMVEEAGGGGQFREVTLRPVVTVAEPGMVAAAEELHAVAHSKCYIARSVNFPVKHEPRTLT
- a CDS encoding PadR family transcriptional regulator, whose product is MRARRTPLNLAVLSLLNEQPRHPYEMQSLIKERHIADVVRLRGGSLYDAIGRLLKLGLIEVSGTTREGARPERTVYAITEEGRAEILSLLREYVGERAEEYPVFGAGLAHLGQLPRDEAEELLRKRERSLAELTEFWANGLRDALASGLPRAVLLEVEYAQAMRQAELAWLREVLTDLPGMDWTGGC